In Diceros bicornis minor isolate mBicDic1 chromosome 21, mDicBic1.mat.cur, whole genome shotgun sequence, the sequence ggtgtgtgctctgctgtgtgGAGGGTCATGACTGGGCCCTGCTTTAGGGCAGGGGCCACACCTCAGTCTTGGCGCAGGATGACACACTGGGAGGAGCTCGGGGCTGGCACCCAGAAGGTGTGGGTTTTAATCTTGGCTTTGCTGCTGTCTCTAAGAGAGAGACTCCCTTGTTCCTCCAGactttgatttcctgtttgtAGGATGGGACCAGGAACCCAGGGCAATTGTGAGGGCAGAAGTGACCTGGCCTTGTGGGCTAAGGCAAATTGTATGGGACTGAGGGAGGGTTCCGAGGAAACAAAGGGAGGACGTCGTTTACAGATGGAGAGACCGCGGTTACTGCAAATCAAACAGGCCACACATGGCAGCTGCGGGCACAGACAGCAGCAGGGAAGGCCCTCCTCCGGGGCTTGGTCTACAAATGCACCCAGGACATTTCGAGAGGAGCCAGGGAGTGTCCGATTTGGAGCCTGATCGACTGAGTGGGTCCTGGCTCCACTGACCTGTGTGACTGGGTCCACTCTCAAGCCACGCTGACCTCCCTTTCCTTCATCCGTAAAGCAGGAAGAGGACCGTCTACCTCAGAGAGCAGCTGTGAGAACTAGCGAGTGAAGGTCACAGTAGAGGCGGACGTGGAGCGGCGGGGGTTGGGTGTGCCAAGAAGCAGGTCTGGGCGTGAAGATGGGAGACCGTGTGCCGTCGGGGGGCTGCCTAGAAAGGGCTCTTGCCTTGGCTTTGAAGGAGCGGAAGACCTCAGAGGTGGAGGATGGCAGGGAGGGTGCTCCAGGTGGAGTGGCGGCCAGTTGCGGGGCACACGGCCTTCCCCTGTTTGTCTcttgggctgtgtgtgtgtgtgtgtctcaacCCAGGCTCTAAGGCCAAGTGACCCCACCATGCTCCTCACTTTCGTGGGAGACATGAGGAGAGCCCGGTGAGGTGTGACGGATGGCCAAGGACAGCGTCTCCCCCTTGACCAAGTCAAAGCTCCGAGTCGCAGCCCCAGAGGGCGGCATCTAGGATGGCTCTTGAACGTTCCTGGCCTACCAGCCACCTGCCTTTCCCGGAGTCTGCCCTTGGTCTGCCTCAGGGAGCTGTCTGGGTGGAgggtggccatgctgtgcagtCAGCCTGTGCTGGACACACGCGTGTGCTTAAGGGCCAGCGGTGGGGTCGTTGGGCTGTGGGGTCCTGCCCCCTGGATGCTGGCTCAGGACCACAGAGCCCCTTGGCCTGCAGGTCTTGCCCACAGGGAGCAGAGGTGTGGAGTTTCCGGGGTCCCAGGGACAGGGAGCCTTCTAGGCCATCGGTCTCTTCTTCCCTCACAGGCATGGGTGTCCCTCAATGGTGCCTGACCATGAGTCCCTCGCCCCAGGACAGACCTGCTTCAGGTCCTGGCTGCTGCCTCCCTCCATCCAGGAGCAGGAAATCCATGAAGGTGGTGATGGCTGAGGGGTAGGGGGCTCTCTGGACTCAGGGTTGTGGCCTGGGGGGCACCCTGCTGTGGTAGAAGGCAGGCTCTCCAGCCCCATTTCAGCTTGGCTGCAGATCCTGGACACTGTGCCCCCCTTCCAGGACCTGGAGGCTGACTCACCCAGGGGCCCAGGAGAGACTGCAGGGGCAGGAAGGGGCGGAGAGGAGAGGCAGGTCCCAGAGGGAATGAGGGGCCCCTGCCAGGTGATCTCATCCTCTTCTGGTCAGGCTGGGGCCTACCTCGCAACCCACCCCCTCCAGCTCTCCTCTCAGGTGGCCCTGGGGAGGAGCCAGCGCTGGGTGGGAGGGCTGGGTCACGTCTTTCCTCAAGTGCCCAGGCCCCCTTGCTGTGTGTTTATAGGACCATGTGTGCGTGtgcttgtgtgtgcgtgtgtgtgtgcgcgtgcgcatGCACGGCCTGAGTCTCACCCCAGACCGAGGCTCAGGCAGCCCTCTGGAGATGAGAGGCCTGTCCAGCACATGACTCTCTGGGGAGATGGCCTGGAGGGTTTGGTGCTGGCCCAAGAACAAGGCGAAGTGAAGGTCTCctctgctctgggcacagggagtGGGGCTTGGTGAGAGCAGGGCCCAGGTGGACTTTCCAGGGTGGGCCTGGAGGAAGCAGGTGGTGGAGGTTCAGGGGCTGCTGCCTGCCGGCCTCCTCGCAGCAGCAGCCTTCGCCACATGACGCAGGGGGACCACGTCACCACAGGCCTGACCACGGGGTGAGACCCTGCCCAGGGCCCGGCTGAGTGGGCCATGGGGTGCTTCATGAAGCCATCTCAGATCCCGGCCCACTCTTGGCCCTCCTGGACCTTCTTTCCGTCTGGCCTGGCCAGCCCTCCTCTACCCAACCAATCTCTCCTTCATTCAAGGCCTGGCCCTAACGCCCCTCCTCCGAGAAgccacccctgccctgccccagtcAGGTCCCTGCAGCCCCTGAGGGCCCGGAGGGCAGAGACCTGCGTGGTTTGGGTGTGTGTCCCAGGCCTAGGGACCCCTCTCCATTACCATGTCACCAGGAGATGGAGGGGAGACCAATGGAGGGGACAGTGATGTGAGCGAGGAGAGAGAcagctccagagagagcccaggAGGACACGGGCGGGGCAGAGGCAGACCTGGAGATGGAGGGGCTGAGAAAGGGGCCGAGGGGGCCACAGGCCTAGGCTGACTGGGCCAGAGACACAGCAGGAGCCCCCCCACCCGCGCCAGGGGGCAGGTGCCTGCCCAGAAAGAAGATGCAGGAGGCCTGGTGCAGGTGGCCGGGCAGTGCTTCTTCAGGGGCTGCGGGGCTGGGCTTCGCAGGGCAGGGGCTCTAGAATCCGAGGCTCAAGAAGGGGATAAGCACGAGGGCAAAGGCCAGGCGGGGGCTGCCCAGGGCGGGCGCCCCGTCCACATTGCACAGGTCGCTGTTGCAGCAGGACACGGGCCGGGTCACGCCGATGCCGTCCACAGCCGAGGGCACACACTTGCTGTCGCAGGACCTGGTCACCGTGGAGTCCCCCAGGAAGGGGTACACTGCGGGGCACGGGAGTACCAGTCAGGGCTGGCCGGGCGGTCCGTCCTTCAGCCCTCGAGCACCTGCCCTGGCAGCCACCTCACACAGGACTTTTGGGGTCGCCACCCTGTCTCATCCCTCCGTGACTCAGCCCCTCCTCTTGCTTCCACCACTGTCGGCTGAGCGCCTACCATGCCCAGGGACACACAGCACCTTGCACAGGGATTCCTTGCCAGAGGGGGCTGAATTGACCAGTGGTGACTGGGATGGGGACAACTCTGACCCTGGGACCCAGTCCTGCCCCGCCCGTGCCTGCTGACCTAACTCCAGGGAGTAGAGTGTCGTCTTGCACATGGTTTCGTTGGCCTTGCAGGTGACGATGGTGACACAGCTGGCCACGGCGGTGGGCTCGAGACAGGTGTAGCATCGCAGGGCCACCGCTGGGCAAGAAGGGACGATAGACGGGTCAggcaggccctgcccctgccaAGCCTTCTGTCCTGGAGGCCCAGGTCTGAGGGGGACACCACCACCCAGGGTCCAGTTGCCCACCAACTAAACCTCTGGGAAGATTCAGGAGCTGCGAACAGGGGTCCCTGAGTCCCGAGGCAGATGCGCCCCTGGGGGAGGTGGCTCAACCTGCGGGCCAAGCAGCTTTGGAAACATGGAGGAGGCGCAGGGAGATGGACCCCCTGGCGTCCCTGCAGTAAAAGGCGTTGCAGGGGTGGGGGGGGCCTCGGGGTGGCAGGTCACCTGCTCAGTGTCTTCATCAGCAAAGTGCAGGACCCACAGGGCTGCAGTGCAGGTTATGGGTCAGGTGGGGAGGCATGTGGGGTGCAGGGTCGGCTGGGCGTGCCCATGGGAGCCAGCCTAACAGGGGAGGTGAGAGGAGCCGCGGTCCGGCGGGACCCAGACGGGTCGGGTGGGTTGCAGgctgctcctcttccctcctgccccAGTGCCCCACCCCGGCCACGGGAGCCCAAGCAGGCCTGGCTGGCTCCAACTGGCCCAAGCAGCCCACGTGCACAGTAAGGCCACAGGCGCCTCCACCCCCTGAGTGTCACGGTGTCTCTTGGGttgacctcagtttccccctctgggAAATGGGCAGAACCATCTGGCTGGAGCCCATTCCACCCAGCACCTTTTCTGGTTGAGTGTGGGGGCCCCGAAGGGCTGGGATGTCTCCCCCAGTTGTTCTCTCAGACCCCAGGTCGGGTCCCCCAATATGTCTGGGTTTGCTTCGCTCGTCTCCATCCCCCTGCCCCCAGTGCCTCCCTGGTTGCCCCAAGGCACCTCTGGGACCTGCCCCCACACCCTGTCCCCGCACCATGGCAGAGAACCAGGAGCAGGGTTCCGACCTTGCCCTCCCCAGGTGCCCACGGCCCCCGATGAAATGCATTTCCCCAACTGGCACCCAGGGCCTTTGCCGTGGACTCCAGCCCACCCAGCCAGTCTCAGCC encodes:
- the LOC131419384 gene encoding ly6/PLAUR domain-containing protein 2-like, producing MWQRQLALLVLVVAACGELAVALRCYTCLEPTAVASCVTIVTCKANETMCKTTLYSLELVYPFLGDSTVTRSCDSKCVPSAVDGIGVTRPVSCCNSDLCNVDGAPALGSPRLAFALVLIPFLSLGF